One window from the genome of Gimesia aquarii encodes:
- a CDS encoding tetratricopeptide repeat protein: protein MKPRIFISAVSSEFLEIRKQVALILSGLGYEPVVQELFTTASGDLREMHKTKIDSCGGLVQIVGDAYGYEPPNPDPEFGRCSFTQFEYFYAKQQKKEVWVIHAQQGCSTSAKVSQLDLPAPEENLSNEQAITYQKERRDLQIAYRKRLEAEGQIMHAVNSDDGLALKLNSLKDELARLTIAFKSWQKWVATTLGAVVLMLIAGGMYFIKSMDDARKHWSDSNNKIAGTITDAIKKEWDIEDYRTGLMVAAGRTYTQALEKVETIEDWKEKRDAKKRIEAEHKARLEQLHSTIKMIQADYLAGRVSEITREFDRIVANKAQGGLDAALEYFDSEQEAKVLARAEAKSKEQQTELMPLLRAADGHYLKGNLSESIRLCEAILKIHPGWNDVWHLGYLANLELTTKFLSSRGPQAARTHAEKSYHYSILFVKYEPKNQTAQRDLSTAHNILGDIFLKEGNLPEVRTQYEQSLAIREKLANEDKTNANAQRELAVAYDKLGTIFLEEGNLPKTRKQNEKALTIFERLAVADKTNADAQRDLSVAYNNLGNIFLKEGNLSEARRQYEQSLAISEKLASADKTDAQAQRDLAVSYDKLGDIFLKEGNTPEARRQYEQSLIIVKNLASADKTDAGAQRDLSVSYNKLGDIFLQEGNIPEARRQYEQSLTISKELASADKTDAQAQRDLSVSYNKLGDIFLQEGNLPEARRQYEQSLTIRKELASADKTNAQAQRDLSVSYDKLGDIFLQEGNLSEARRQYGQSLTIAKELTSADKTNAQAQRDLSVSYNKLGNIFLQEGNLSEARRQYGQSLTIAKELASADKTNAQTQIDLMISNYKLGNLLTKSEETREAGVVHFQAGLDILLKLEKSNQLKPNRKSNIKILEELIKKHTKE from the coding sequence ATGAAGCCACGTATTTTCATTTCTGCTGTCTCTTCGGAGTTTCTTGAAATCCGTAAGCAGGTCGCGCTTATTCTGTCGGGCTTGGGGTACGAACCGGTTGTGCAAGAGCTTTTCACGACGGCATCGGGTGATCTGCGCGAGATGCACAAAACAAAAATCGACAGTTGCGGTGGTTTGGTTCAAATTGTGGGTGATGCCTACGGCTATGAGCCGCCGAATCCAGATCCTGAGTTTGGTCGTTGCTCATTCACGCAGTTTGAATATTTTTATGCAAAGCAACAGAAGAAAGAGGTCTGGGTCATTCACGCGCAACAGGGATGCAGTACGAGCGCAAAAGTATCACAACTTGATTTGCCTGCCCCGGAAGAAAACCTTTCAAACGAACAGGCAATCACGTATCAGAAAGAACGGCGAGATTTACAAATTGCCTATCGTAAGCGGTTGGAAGCGGAAGGGCAAATTATGCATGCGGTGAATTCGGATGACGGTCTGGCTTTAAAGCTTAACAGTTTGAAGGATGAACTGGCACGATTAACAATCGCATTCAAATCTTGGCAGAAATGGGTAGCAACCACATTGGGAGCAGTTGTGCTGATGTTGATAGCAGGAGGAATGTATTTCATTAAGTCAATGGACGATGCGAGGAAGCACTGGAGCGACTCAAATAATAAAATTGCAGGGACGATTACCGATGCGATCAAGAAAGAATGGGATATCGAGGATTACCGTACAGGATTAATGGTTGCCGCCGGTCGGACGTATACACAGGCGTTAGAAAAAGTCGAAACGATTGAAGACTGGAAAGAGAAGCGAGACGCAAAAAAGCGGATCGAAGCGGAACACAAAGCACGGCTCGAACAACTCCATTCGACGATTAAGATGATTCAAGCAGATTATCTTGCGGGGCGCGTTTCAGAAATCACACGTGAGTTCGACCGAATTGTTGCCAATAAAGCACAGGGTGGATTAGATGCCGCTCTCGAATACTTCGATTCAGAGCAGGAAGCAAAAGTACTGGCACGAGCGGAGGCGAAAAGCAAAGAACAACAGACGGAATTAATGCCATTATTGCGTGCCGCCGATGGACATTACCTGAAGGGGAATTTATCAGAATCGATTCGTCTTTGTGAGGCAATATTGAAAATTCATCCCGGTTGGAATGACGTGTGGCATCTTGGTTACTTGGCTAATTTAGAACTCACAACAAAATTTCTCTCAAGCCGTGGTCCACAAGCGGCTCGCACGCATGCAGAAAAATCATACCACTACTCTATTTTATTCGTAAAATATGAGCCGAAAAATCAAACGGCACAGCGAGACCTCTCTACTGCGCACAACATTCTGGGGGACATTTTTCTAAAAGAGGGAAATCTTCCCGAAGTACGAACGCAGTATGAGCAAAGCCTCGCGATCCGCGAGAAGTTAGCGAACGAAGACAAAACCAATGCAAATGCACAGCGAGAACTCGCTGTTGCGTACGACAAGCTGGGGACTATTTTTCTGGAAGAAGGGAATCTACCAAAAACACGAAAGCAGAATGAGAAAGCTCTCACGATCTTCGAGAGATTAGCGGTTGCTGACAAAACCAATGCAGATGCACAGCGAGACCTCTCTGTTGCTTACAACAATCTGGGAAACATTTTTCTGAAAGAGGGAAATCTTTCTGAAGCACGAAGACAGTATGAGCAAAGCCTCGCGATCAGCGAGAAATTAGCGTCCGCCGACAAGACCGATGCACAGGCCCAACGCGACCTCGCTGTTTCGTACGACAAGCTGGGGGATATTTTCCTGAAAGAGGGCAACACTCCGGAAGCACGAAGACAGTATGAGCAAAGCCTCATAATAGTCAAGAACTTAGCGTCCGCCGACAAGACCGATGCAGGTGCCCAACGCGACCTCTCTGTGTCGTACAACAAGCTGGGGGATATTTTCCTGCAAGAGGGGAACATTCCGGAAGCACGAAGACAGTATGAGCAAAGCCTCACAATCAGCAAGGAGTTAGCGTCCGCCGACAAGACCGATGCACAGGCCCAACGCGACCTCTCTGTTTCGTACAACAAGCTGGGTGATATTTTCCTGCAAGAGGGGAACCTTCCGGAAGCACGAAGACAGTATGAGCAAAGCCTCACAATACGCAAGGAGTTAGCGTCCGCCGACAAGACCAATGCACAGGCCCAACGCGACCTCTCTGTTTCATACGACAAGCTGGGGGATATTTTCCTGCAAGAGGGGAACCTTTCGGAAGCACGAAGACAGTATGGGCAAAGCCTCACAATTGCCAAGGAGTTAACGTCCGCCGACAAGACCAATGCACAGGCCCAACGCGACCTCTCTGTTTCGTACAACAAGCTGGGGAATATTTTCCTGCAAGAGGGGAACCTTTCGGAAGCACGAAGACAGTATGGGCAAAGCCTCACAATTGCCAAGGAGTTAGCGTCCGCCGACAAGACCAATGCTCAAACGCAGATTGATTTGATGATTTCAAACTACAAGCTAGGAAATCTTCTTACGAAATCGGAAGAAACACGGGAAGCAGGAGTGGTTCATTTCCAGGCCGGACTTGATATTTTACTAAAGCTGGAAAAATCAAATCAGCTAAAGCCGAATAGGAAATCCAATATTAAGATTCTTGAAGAACTAATCAAGAAACACACCAAAGAATAA